GCTTCGCCCACGCCGTCCGCATCGAGGGCACCGCTGCGCCGGGCCAGCGCAGACTTGAGGTAGATCAGCATGATGACGCCGAACTCGGCAGACACACCGGCAAGCGCAATAAAACCCACCGATGTCGCAACAGACTGGTTGTAGCCCATCAGATAGAGCAGCCAGAAGCCGCCGGTGAGGGCAAAGGGCAGTGTGCCCATAACAAGTAGCGCTTCGTCGAAGCGGCGGAAGATCAGGTACAGCAAAACGAAGATGATGCCGAGCGTCGCGGGAACGACGACCTGCAACCGCTCATTGGCGCGGGTGAGATATTCAAACTGGCCCGCGTAAGAGATGCTCACACCGGCAGGCAGATCGACGCCCTCTGACACCGCCTCCTGAAGATCGCTTACGACCGAAGTAAGATCGCGCCCGCGCGTGTCGACATAGACCACGCTGATAAGACGGCCCTGCTCATTCTTGAGCATGGGGGGCCATCGCTGACGCTCACCTGCGCTACGGTGCCGAGCGTAATTTGCTGGCCAGAGGGGGTTAGCAAAGGCAGCGCGCGCAGTTCTCCGAGACTGTCGCGGATCTCGCGCGGATAGCGGACATTGATAGGATATCGCGCCAATCCTTCGACTGTCCGTCCGATATTCGCGCCGCCGATCGCGCCTGACACAATTTGCTGAACATCGGCGATATTCAGCCCGAAACGCGCCGCAGCGACCCGGTCGATGTCCACATCGACATAGCGGCCTCCCGAAAGACGCTCTGCCAATGCGGAGCTGACGCCAGGAACCTGTTTTGCGACATTCTCGACCTGCAAAGCTACGCGCTCGATTTCGGCAAGGTCCTCGCCGGACACTTTCACGCCGATCGGGCTTTTGATACCGGTCGCGAGCATATCGATGCGGTTGCGGATCGGGGGCACCCAGACATTGGCGAGTCCCGGCACCTGCACAGCACGATCGAGCTCGTCGACGAGCTTCTCTGGCGTCATGCCCGGCCGCCAGTCTTCGCGCGGCTTGAACCGGATGGTTGTCTCGAACATCGTGAGCGGCGCGGGGTCGGTCGCTGTATCGGCCCGCCCCGCTTTTCCGAAAACGGTGTCGACTTCCGGTACGGATTTGATCAGTCGGTCCGTCCGCTGAAGCAATGCGGACGCTTCACCAGGAGACAGGCCAGGCAGAGCGCTCGGCATGTAGAGGAGATCGCCTTCATCGAGCGGGGGAAGAAATTCTCCTCCAAGACGGGTGAACGGGATCAGCGCTGTAAGGAATACCAGTCCGGCCACAACCAAAGTGGTTTTCGGTCGGCGCATTACCCAATCAAGACCGGGCCGGTAGGCGTTGGTCAGCAAGCGATTGAGGACGTTGGTGTCCTCCTTGGGTATCTTCCCGCGGATCAGCCAGCCCATCAGAACGGGAACCAGCGTCACCGACAGAATGGCGGCCGCCGCCATGGCATAGGTCTTGGTAAAGGCCAGTGGGGAGAAGAGCCGCCCTTCCTGCGCCTGCAGAGTAAACACCGGCAGGAACGATAGGGTTATGATCAGGAGGCTGAAAAACAGCGCTGGCCCCACCTCTTTCGATGCGTCCGCAATCAGTTTCCAGCGCTCATCGTTGGACATCTTCTCGTCGGGATGGTCCTCTTCCCAATGCTCGATATGCTTGTGCGCGTTCTCGATCATGACGATGGCAGCGTCGACCATCGCGCCGATTGCGATGGCGATGCCGCCCAAGGACATGATGTTCGCATCGACCCCCTGGAACCGCATCACGATAAAGGCCGCCAGCACCCCCAATGGAAGCGTGACGATCGCCACCAATGCTGATCGCACATACCACAGGAACAGCGCGCAAACGATCGCGACGATGATAAATTCGGCGATGAGTTTTCCGGTCAGGTTTTCGATCGAGGCGTCGATCAGCTTCGAACGATCATAGGTCGTGACAATCTCGACCCCTTCAGGAAGACTGGCCTGGAGCACGTCGAGCTTCTCTTCGACAGCCGCGATCGTTGCCCGCGCATCCTCGCCTTGTCTAAGCACAACAATACCGCCTGCGACTTCGCCTTCGCCATTGAGTTCGGCGATTCCTCGCCGCATTTCGGGGCCAAGCTGGATCGTGGCGATATCGGATAGAGTAACCGGTATACCGTTCCCGACTGATTTGAGAGGGATCTGCCGGAAGTCGTCGAGAGACGTGAGATAGCCTGAAGCGCGGACCATAAACTCGGCCTCGCCCATTTCGACCACCGATCCGCCAGCCTCTTGATTGGAAGCTTGTATGGCGCGCACGACATCGCTGTAAGTGACGCCAAGCGAAGCCATGCGATAAGGCTCCAGGACGACCTGGTATTGCTTGACCATGCCGCCGACGCTGGCGACCTCTGCGATGCCCGGAATGGTCTGCAGCTCATAGCGCAAGAACCAGTCCTGAAGGCTCCGAAGGCCAGCAAGGTCGCTGTTCCCCGTTCGGTCAACCAGCGCATATTCGTAAATCCAGCCTACGCCCGTCGCGTCCGGCCCGAGCGAGCTGGTCACTCCGTCGGGCAATTCGTTTTGCACCTGGTTGAGATATTCGAGCACGCGCGAACGCGCCCAGTAGAGGTCCGTCCCATCCTCGAAGATCACGTAGACGAAGCTGTCGCCGAACATCGAATAGCCGCGCACTGTTTCCGCGCCCGGCACCGAGAGCATCGTCGTTGCGAGCGGATAGGTGACCTGGTCCTCGACGATGCGCGGAGCTTGCCCCGGATAATTCGACCGCACCACGACCTGCACATCAGACAGATCTGGGATCGCATCGACAGACGTTGCGCGCACCGCCCAGAAGCCGGCGAGCGCGACCGCGAAGGCCGCCAGAACGATGAAAAACCGATTGGCGATCGAGGCATCGATTATGCGCGCGATCATCGGTCGGTCTTCCGAATGGATTCGATGCGCGGACCGGTGTCGTGCTGCGAGAAGGTAAACTCGACCTTGTCGCCCGGTTCAATACCGTCAACTAGAGCGGCGTCGGCGAGGGCGAAGGGCATGACCATGCTTGGCCATTCGAGGGCGGGAACCGGCGCGTGGTTGAGAGTGATCGAAGCACCAGCGATTTTCGTCACTCTTCCCGTAGCGGTGTATGCCCTCATCTTTGGCGAGCCGTCCGACGCCATGCTCATGGTCCCATCGATCGACCTGACGTCGATCCCGCCAAGACTTGCTTCGGAGTCGATCAGGAACTGACCTGAAGTGACGACCTGCTCGCCCTCCGCAAGGCCTGCGAGTATCTCTGTCCTGCCATTCGCTTCGCGCCCGATTTCGACCTCGGCAGGCAGGAACGCGCCTTCATCCTGCTTGAGCATCACGAGATTTCGGCGTCCGGTTCGAATGACCGCCTCCGACGGTACCAGCAAGGCTCGCCGTGTGTCGGGTGAAAGCGACACCTGCGCGAACATCCCTGGTTTCAACCTGCTGCGCGGATTGGGTAGCTCAGCCCGGACGGTGATGGTTCGGCTCGCGGCATCGGCGCTTGGAAGGATGGCAACAATCCGTCCCGCAAATCGCTGATCCGGATACGCTGCCAGGGTCGCACTGATGGGCTGGCCCTGCCGGATATTTGCGGCCTGGGCTTCAGGAACCGAAGCTTCAAGCCATATCGGCGAAAAGCCCGTAATCTCGGCCAAAGTCTGACCTTCCATTACAGTCATGCCGGAGCGCACCCCAAGCATTGTTACGGCACCGCCCACCGGAGCCGTGACGGTGATCGTGTTTTGGGCTCTGCGTGTGCGTTCGACCGATGCGATCATTGCGTCGTTCATTCCAAGCAATCGCATGCGCTGCCGCATCGCATCTGCCAGCGCCCGATCGCCAGTATTGAGCACAGCAATGTACTCGCGCTGCGCGCCGCCCCAATCAGGGACCAAAATATCGACGATCGGAGCGCCGCGACTGACGACATCGTCCTGCGTAAGGCCATAGGTGCGTTGGACGTAGCCCCCCGCGCGCGGCTGGACGATAGCTATATCCCTGCTGTTGTATGCGAGGACACCCGTAACGGTGATCTCCGGTTCGAGAACGCCGAACTCGGCTGCTGCGGTGCGAATTCCGAAATTCTGCACAAGGCCGGGATCAATCCGGACGCCCGCTTCCGCAGCTTCTCCGGCGCACTTGGGAACCAGCATCATGTCCATGAAGGGCGACTTACCGGGCTCGTCAAAACGTTGTCCGGGCACCATCGGATCGTACCAATAAAGCACATCCTCACAGTCAGTATCCGTCGGCGAGCCAGCTCCGCTGCTCTCGCCGCCGAGCATGTGAAGACCGTAGCCAGCAGCCAGGCTGACAAGGGCAATACCTAGCCCAGCCGCAAACATGCGTCGGCGCTGCGTAAATCGTTCGAGCACGGAGTTCATGGCCTGCCCTCCCCGTATGTGAGTTGTAGCTCGACCGCCGCCTGCACGGCCGCCTGTTCGCGTTCGAGAATTTCCAGCTCGAGCAAGGCAAGTGCGGATTTCGCCGCAATCACATCGACGAGATCGGCACGCCCGGCCGCAAAGCTGGCTGTCTCGAGGTCAACGCGGTCACGCGCGAGCGGAAGAAGTTCATCACGCGCGCGGCGCCATTGGCGCATAGTGCTGCGCCAAGTGGCGAGATCGGCTTCGAAATCCGCGACCAGCGCGCGTCTGCGATCCTCGCGTTCGGCCAAAGCGGCAGCGGCATCGGCTTCGGCGGCGGCGATGCGCGGATTCTGCCGCCGGTCGGTGAAGATCGGAAGAGTAATCGACCCCATGACCGACACCGCATCGCCAAACGCCTGGTCGCGACGACCATAGTTGACGCTCACCCCAAAATCCGGCCTCTTTTCAGCGCGAGCGAGCGCGACACCGGCTTCGGCCCGGTCTCGTTCCGCATCGGCCAGAATGAGTTCGGGATTCCCTTCCAGTTCGAAGCGAAGCTGGTTTTCATCCAGAGCCGCCGTGGGAGCCTCACCCAAGGCAACCGGGTCAGGGAACGGTATGTATCGGGAAAGCTGCGCTTGCGCCGTCTCGCGCTCGGCCTCGATCGACGTCGCTGCATCCTCGATCCCAAGCAATTCGCGCCGTATCACGAGGCTTTCGGCCGGGCGGGCCGAGCCCGACGCAACTGC
The Erythrobacter sp. JK5 DNA segment above includes these coding regions:
- a CDS encoding efflux RND transporter periplasmic adaptor subunit encodes the protein MNSVLERFTQRRRMFAAGLGIALVSLAAGYGLHMLGGESSGAGSPTDTDCEDVLYWYDPMVPGQRFDEPGKSPFMDMMLVPKCAGEAAEAGVRIDPGLVQNFGIRTAAAEFGVLEPEITVTGVLAYNSRDIAIVQPRAGGYVQRTYGLTQDDVVSRGAPIVDILVPDWGGAQREYIAVLNTGDRALADAMRQRMRLLGMNDAMIASVERTRRAQNTITVTAPVGGAVTMLGVRSGMTVMEGQTLAEITGFSPIWLEASVPEAQAANIRQGQPISATLAAYPDQRFAGRIVAILPSADAASRTITVRAELPNPRSRLKPGMFAQVSLSPDTRRALLVPSEAVIRTGRRNLVMLKQDEGAFLPAEVEIGREANGRTEILAGLAEGEQVVTSGQFLIDSEASLGGIDVRSIDGTMSMASDGSPKMRAYTATGRVTKIAGASITLNHAPVPALEWPSMVMPFALADAALVDGIEPGDKVEFTFSQHDTGPRIESIRKTDR
- a CDS encoding TolC family protein, with amino-acid sequence MDWRIGWVPFSALLAAQAAQAQSVGYEEALAAVRGEQPVLEAGALRVQSRREAAEAADELPDPRLRAGVMNLPVSGPAAFELDRQLPTQVAIGIEQEIPNLARRRARYGVASSEVRVAEARLGMAERNLLASAGTAWVSLFYAQERLDLASTALDELRAFIPVANSAVASGSARPAESLVIRRELLGIEDAATSIEAERETAQAQLSRYIPFPDPVALGEAPTAALDENQLRFELEGNPELILADAERDRAEAGVALARAEKRPDFGVSVNYGRRDQAFGDAVSVMGSITLPIFTDRRQNPRIAAAEADAAAALAEREDRRRALVADFEADLATWRSTMRQWRRARDELLPLARDRVDLETASFAAGRADLVDVIAAKSALALLELEILEREQAAVQAAVELQLTYGEGRP